The DNA region TCCATACCCACGGCGTTATCCTTGCCGGGCTGCAGCTTTGCCGACAGCAGGCAAAACAATGCTGTGATGACCACCGACAGCAGCTCCACCAACACCGTGAACGCCACCGCAGCGCGCACCGTGTCCCGCTTGCGAAGGGGGAGCAGGGCCGAGTAATAGATGTCCTTTTGCTCCCGCATATTCAAAAATGTAAAGAAAAGGCCCAGGGTAACATAGAAAAATGCCACCGAATAAGGATAGTTGGGAATCAGCAGCATGATCCCGGATAGGCAGAACACCGGCGTCATAGGGTGGCACGCCAGCCGAAGCTGCTTATACAATAGCGTTTTCATCCAGGGGCCTCCTCTCTACGGCAACAATGATATCCTCCAATGTCATAGGCGCATCCCCCTGCCGAAGATAGGCGTAGTGCGCCCGGAAGCCGTCCATAGTGCCGGTATACTGGATCTGTCCGTCCTTAATAAAGGCAATGTGGCTGGCGCATTTTTCCAAGTCAGAGGTAATATGGGTGGAAAAAAGAACACTGCGTCGCCCATCGGCTGCGATCCTACCCAGCAGCTCCGTCAGTTCATCCCGAGATACCGGATCCAGGCCGCTGGTAGGTTCGTCCAGGATCAGGAGCGCAGCGTTGTGACTCAGCGCCAGGGCAATCATGTATTTCACCTGCATACCGCTGGAAAGCTGGTCCACCCGCTTCTCCTCATTGATGCCGAAAAGGTGCAGATAGTGGCGATATTTTTCCTGGTCCCAGTTGGTGTAAAAGCGGCGGGTCACATCCGTAAGGACGGCAATTTTTTTCTTGGGATAAAAGTCGATGCCGCCCAGAACCACGCCGATATTCTCCTTAATGCTTTTTTCCTCTGCGGAAAAACTTCGGCCCAGGATCTCCACCTCTCCGGCGTCGGGATGCACCAGACCCAGCATAGACTTGAGTGTGGTGCTTTTACCCGCACCGTTGCGGCCTATGAAGCCCATTACCGCCCCCTGAGGCACGGAAAAGGACACATCCTGCAGAGCAAAAGTCGGATATTTTTTGCAAAGGCCCCGGATATCTATGGCATTCATTCCTCTGCCTCCTCTGCTTCCTCTGCCTCCGTCTCCTCAAATACCCGGCGCATCATAGGGTTGAGCTTGTCCGTGGTTTGCAGGGCGATACCCTTTTTGCGATCTGCCAACAACACAAGCTGATCTCCGGCCTCCAGGCCGAACATCTCCCGAACGTCCTTGGGTATCACGATCTGACCCTTGGGTCCCAGGCGCACAGAGGCCATATAGTAGCGCTCGTTATTCTTTTTAAATCCCATTTTGTCCTCCTATTTTAGTATAACTTTTCTTACTTTTCCTATATGGTATATCTTTTCTCCGCATCTGTCAATAGGCTTTTTCCTTTACGGAGGGCGAAAACTATGGTATACTGAGAAAAAAATCAGGAGGTACAGGGATGGA from Vescimonas fastidiosa includes:
- a CDS encoding ABC-2 transporter permease codes for the protein MKTLLYKQLRLACHPMTPVFCLSGIMLLIPNYPYSVAFFYVTLGLFFTFLNMREQKDIYYSALLPLRKRDTVRAAVAFTVLVELLSVVITALFCLLSAKLQPGKDNAVGMDANLMLLGAGFVLYGVFNLVFFVCLYRSGYKVGAAYLKANLALWPMMLLAEALPHFPSLMWLNRVDAQANLRQIPILLFGIAVFAVLTMLAYRRSARLYERVDL
- a CDS encoding ABC transporter ATP-binding protein → MNAIDIRGLCKKYPTFALQDVSFSVPQGAVMGFIGRNGAGKSTTLKSMLGLVHPDAGEVEILGRSFSAEEKSIKENIGVVLGGIDFYPKKKIAVLTDVTRRFYTNWDQEKYRHYLHLFGINEEKRVDQLSSGMQVKYMIALALSHNAALLILDEPTSGLDPVSRDELTELLGRIAADGRRSVLFSTHITSDLEKCASHIAFIKDGQIQYTGTMDGFRAHYAYLRQGDAPMTLEDIIVAVERRPLDENAIV
- a CDS encoding AbrB/MazE/SpoVT family DNA-binding domain-containing protein: MGFKKNNERYYMASVRLGPKGQIVIPKDVREMFGLEAGDQLVLLADRKKGIALQTTDKLNPMMRRVFEETEAEEAEEAEE